A DNA window from Malus domestica chromosome 12, GDT2T_hap1 contains the following coding sequences:
- the LOC103437726 gene encoding AUGMIN subunit 1: protein MADPSLIETTSKSSSAGGGGSDASRIGDVKQWLTQEFSQAGKEVPDFEYTPRSVAYLHNLATLSQAQTQASKILASDFRLKASEYQAQAARIREILESVGLAQEGLGSNVMSSAQVLANVANLLNIRDTELSSFLVAMGDISLRKTGVEEKRAKAQKESNVLLDYTRKAIARLTYLKRTLAQLEDDAGQCEEHVEHWKNNLALMLGKEKQYNQETVRFKDTLNRVGYTPEISHGVLVELAEHRKELEKKTKPVLDTLRSYQDLPPDKALAALAIEDKKRQYAAAEKYLEDVLHSALATSE, encoded by the exons CCCTCTCTAATCGAAACGACGTCGAAGAGCAGCAGCGCCGGCGGTGGCGGTTCAGACGCATCTCGAATCGGCGACGTAAAGCAATGGCTCACTCAAGAGTTCTCCCAAGCCGGAAAAGAAGTGCCCGATTTCGAATATACCCCTCGTTCGGTGGCGTATTTACACAACCTTGCCACTCTCTCCCAAGCCCAAACTCAAGCTTCCAAGATCCTCGCTTCCGATTTCCGCCTCAAAGCCTCCGAATACCAAGCCCAAG CTGCGAGGATCAGAGAGATATTGGAGAGTGTGGGTTTGGCACAGGAGGGTTTGGGTTCGAACGTGATGTCTTCAGCTCAGGTTCTAGCGAATGTAGCCAATTTGTTGAATATAAGAGACACTGAGCTCAGCAG TTTTCTTGTGGCGATGGGGGATATATCGTTGAGGAAGACGGGTGTGGAGGAGAAGAGGGCTAAAGCGCAAAAAGAGTCTAATGTTCTTCTTGATTATACTCGAAAGGCGATAGCCAGGTTAACTTATTTGAAAAG AACACTTGCCCAACTAGAAGATGATGCAGGCCAATGTGAGGAGCATGTTGagcattggaagaacaacttgGCGCTGATGCTTGGCAAGGAGAAACAATACAATCAAGAGACTGTCCGTTTCAAG GATACTCTTAATCGCGTGGGCTACACACCAGAGATTAGCCATGGGGTGCTGGTTGAATTGGCTGAGCATCGAAAGGAATTAGAGAAGAAGACAAAGCCCGTCCTTGATACTTTGAGAAGCTACCAAGACTTGCCTCCG GATAAAGCTTTGGCTGCTTTAGCAATTGAGGACAAGAAAAGGCAATATGCTGCTGCGGAGAAGTATCTCGAAGATGTATTGCATTCAGCTCTAGCCACTTCAGAGTAA